TTTGGTATTAAGGGCTTAGTGATGATACAAATACGCTGCCAGCCACAggatctgaacccacaaccttctggaagCATACACAGATCCCAAACCCACTGAGATACACCCCACTCTGTTTACATGAATGGGCAGGTTTGAAGTGTACCTCAGCaggtctgtgcctgtgatcggaaatttgctggttcaaaccccatCCTCAGCGGAATCTCCATCGGCCCCTTGGGCAAGGGCCTTAACCCCCCGAAAAAAAGGcaccagataaatggctgaccctgagCTCGGACCCCAAGCTTCTCTTTCACCTCTGCATgcgtgtgtctcaaagcagagcatgatgggaaatgcgAAAATGTAACTGTTCTAATGTAAAGGGTAAatgaagcatcatttcatttcagaagTAGCAGAAGGACTGTTATTTGAACTTGTACACAATGttctgtcctttattttttaataacgAACTGAGCGGGGGGGCTCATCGGGGAGACCGACCACGTCACTCTGTCAGGGTCACGGGAGCCCTGCCTCCTCATGCCACGTCATCGCCACATGGGGACATTCCTTCTCCCACACACTATAAATAAAGGTCCCCCTAGATTAAGCCATGCGCTGAACATCAACATGTGATTAATAGACAGAGCGTGTCTCTGATACAGGAGTTAATTAGGTGTGAAGTGTAAAAGTACAGCAGAAAGTGCCGGAATGCTCATGTCCGGGACAGAGCGTGTGGTAGATCCGCTGCCGCTGTCCCAGGTTTTATATTTGGTCCTTTCACAATGATGGATCGCATGGTGTGCGCATGCTTTCACCTAAGTGCGGACCTCACACTgtttctggaacattccagtCGTTTGTGGAGGCCTCCCACCCCCTGGTGAACAGCTGTGTGGGACCCCAGAGTCACTTTCATGTTGGTTTAATGGTCCTCATAGTGCCAGCGAAATGCCTGTTTATTACACATTGAATGCAGCAGGTTTTCTCACTATCGAACAAAACTCTGCTGCATAAACTCGGAACAGTCAGTACTGTCCCAGCCATGTCCCAGGGATGGGGGGATAGGGTGTTGGGGGGAGCGGGTCGTTGGGGGCAttgtgagtgtttttttttctcccgaTCGCTTCAGATGAACGGCCTCAGCACAGCCATgacctgctgggggggggggggggggggggttataattGTTTGACACATTTGACCGTCCCTATACAACCAGACCCGCCATTCAGCAGTTTTTCCAAAAGcacaagggaaaaaaatcacgGGAAAATGACTCGTGATTTGGGCTTTGGGCTTTGATGGGTTGCAGGTTCAGGATGTGCCTTTTGGGGCCCAGGTGAAATCAGAGCTCAGTCTTGTGTGAGAAAAAGGCATCTTCACCTGATTCACATCCACCCACCGCCCCCAACGCCCCCCGCAGGTGTACCTGGAGAGGCTGCTCACATATGCCGAGATCGACATCTGCCCCGCCAACTGGAAGCGCATCGTGCTGGGGGCCATCCTGCTGGCCTCCAAGGTGTGGGACGACCAGGCCGTGTGGAACGTGGATTACTGCCAGATCCTGAAGGACATCGCCGTGGAGGACATGTGAGTGCGATGCGGCAGCCCAGTCCCCGCGCAGATTCAGACCTACACGTACAGCGGCCCAGCGTCCCCATGGGGCGTCTAGGGTGTGGCAGAGGACAGTGACCTTGTGCAGAGAGCTGAGGGACCGCCGCGTCCTGTTTGCTTAGGCTCCGCCCCTTTGACCCATGTGTTCAAAGTGcagacatgccaccccccctcAGAAAGGCCTCTTCCTCTTCGTGACTCCTGTCCCTGCTAAATTTAGCCGTTTGTTGCTGCACAAATCTGAGCGTCTGGGTAGAAATGGGTCCAAATAAGAAAGACACTGCTTTTATTTCTGATATGTGCTTATTTCTTAACATTAGTGAAATTAAAGACAAATATCACACCTATTGAGAGCAGGTCTTTCACTGATTAAAGTAATCATGTCTACAGAAGAACTCTTCATCATGATTGTCAGTAATTGTCTTTTTAGTGCAGTTTAAAGCAGTCCTGTGGTTATTCTGTAGCTCAGTTAATGTTCAGTTAGCTGGGGAGTGGGGGCGTTTAAACTGGGGGCCTTGTTAGCCGCAAACAGTCGCTACACTGGGGGAAGTAGGGGGTCCCCGAGGTGACATTTTGAGTGGGACCCCAGAAACGACGACAAGCTCGCCCCGTAAGCAGAAGCATTTGAGCGTCAGGAACATTAAGAGCAGCAGGTGACGCCACAGCGCTGCGCCTTTCACAGGAACGAACTGGAACGGCAGTTCCTGGAGCTGCTCCAGTTCAACATCAACGTGCCGTCCAGCGTCTACGCCAAGTACTACTTTGACCTGCGCTCGCTGTCCGAGGCCAACAGCCTGAGCTTGCCCCTGGAGCCGCTGAGCCGGGACAAAGCACAGAAGCTGGAGGTGAGGCACAGCTCCGTCGctccactagatggcgctgCTGCGGCCTGTTGATCAATCCACCTGCTTTGTGGAAATAATGACTCTTTGCTggtatttttcatttaattcttCACATATGAGTGAGAAATTACAACTGAACAACATTGTGACCCGAGTGTACATGCCTCACATGTGACGGTTACTCTGTCCCCCCCCAGCGGCCTCCTGCTAACATTTGTCTCCCCCTGCCAGGCTATCTCTGGGCTCTGCGATGACAAGTACAAGGACCTGCGAAAAGCCAACAAGAAGAGGTCTGTGAGCACAGACAATGTGAACACGGCACGCTGGGCCCCCGCCATAGTCTCCTAATGGGGCATGGCCACGTCAGACTGCCACCCCCCCATCTGGACTGCTTAGCCCAGCTTGCTGGCTCCACAGTGCCTCCCTTCACTGTGGCATAGAGGACGcccaatttattttttttattactgttgtcatgggttatttttattgtttatgttggAGAGAGCTccagcctgtagggggcagtgtcACTATAGTGCTGATGTTTTTGAGTTGCCAGAATGTCAGCCATGCAGCTGTGAGGACAGAGTTTCCCAGCAAGAggaaattaaatcaaattagcAAACGGCCCATGACTGAGGAAGAAGATCAGCAGAAAAACTCCCAGTTGATCATCAGACTGTAATGAACTGTTTAAATGAAACATTTGGCAGCATTGGCCAGTTCCTTTCGGTTTTGTATGGATTTAATACTTAATACGCAGAAAATTCCAAAACCAAGCACAAGGACGGTTGTCCCAGGATTATTTTCATCCTATACTTAAATTTCACTTTTGGTGACTTACACTTTCTCCACTCCAAGCAGGAAAGAAAACATGGTTCCTCCAGCTGCTGGTTAGTACTCCACCCAGAAAGCCAATTTTCTACTCGACAGTCCATTCCGATTTTCGAGCATCACCGTTTCTGCTGCTGATTTAAAGAAGCAGACGTCTCCCGCCCCTTAGGTGATGGACGCTATCCTGAAGATCAAGGGCCTCAGTAGCAGGACaagcttttaaaaaaagaaaaacttttctGTAAATTCTGTCAGTATTTATCATTTTGCCTATTCTTGGTGGAACGGGACAGAGCACCTGCGTGATTTCCTGTCTATCGTGCCGCCTGCATCGTTTACAAATGCCTGTTTCAGGAGACGAGCGCCTTATTAAATCATTGTGTGAAGGAGACAGAACAAGAGAGCCCCCTGAGCTCCTGGGTCCTTCGCTGTGGCATCCGATTGGCCGATTGGTGATACTGGTCAGGTTGCCTCCCACAGGGGATGAGATGCCAGCCGAGGTTTCTGTTATACAGCCGGGTGGCACAGAAGGGGTGGGGGAGAGGTTGGGTGCATGAGTGAGTATGGTACTAAGTGGGATGATGAACAGAGCGATGAAAGACCAGGGAGGATAACGTGGGTCTGCAAGAGCAACCGAAGGTCTCTAACTTGACAAACAAACGATAAACATTCCCCTGAAAACACTAAAGCGTTTTGAGTTGGGGATGTGTACACTGTAGAACGTTCTGGGTTCAGAATTTTTCATCCCTCACGGGATGGTTCTCAGGTTTTAGTAAAGCGACCTGACCGTAGCCGGGCAGGAATGGGGGCGACAAAGATCGCCATGGTTACGTGAGAGCAGGGAATTCGGAGCGCGAGAGTGCTCCGGTCGCCTAGACGCCTCCTGTGATTCTGGGAGCGTGTTCAGTCGTAGCGTGTGCAGTGTTTACCGACGTGTGCTTAAGTCTCACAAGGACACGTCAAGCAGAACACGGAAGATGCCGTGTGCAGCAGGCTTGGCCTTGCACCCTCTGGtgcctgtattttttttatttctttttttttttcctttttcagaAGTAAGGTTTTAGTTTCTGTTGCCTGAAGTTGAGCTTACGCTCACTTCAAAGGAACCTGAAATTCCACACTACACAAGTTGCTGTTAAACCCAGTGTGGATCCCCGCTTGAATGACATGGGAAGCCagatgcatgtgtgtgcgtgcatgtgtgtgtgtgcatgtgtgtgcgtgcatgtgtgtgcgtgcatgtgtgtgcgtgtagtCTAACAACTTAGTAACATATGGGTGATATGGCATCTCCTCTCAAAATTAAAAATCTGGAAATATTTTGCAAATGCAAATTTGTACAGTGTGAATATTGTGCTGAAATATTTAACTGTAGGTTTTCATATGGTATAAAATTATGGCGGAATAAATACtcctaataataaaaaataaataataattatggataaattataaataatttgaTTGGAAATGAGAAACGATCATCCCTTTTACTAGTAATTAGTTTGAAATTTGGGATGTTCTGTTGTAATAGTTCAAATATtacaagacttttttttttttaatacccgaacaagttttatctctgaaagCGATTTTAATGTAATGTGAGTGATATTTAACTGAGATCCTAAAGTCTATTTTGTATGTTTTCCATATTTTCCATATGTTTTCCATATTTTGTCATTTAATATTCCCTAAGCTCTTGTAATGGCAATATTTTCAAATCACCGTGACCAAACTTTCatagactgattttttttaaaatttctgaAGCAGTAAAAGAAAAAGCATGATTTGTTATGATTTTGAAATTTTGAGTTTATAGCCCTTTAATACATTCCATATTTATGTTTGCCTAATTATATATTCAAGAATTACAAATAATGAAATTTTTCCACAGTTGACCAAAGAAATGTATATAacgttaattaaaatgttagaATTGAGAGTGCGTCGTACGCTCTACACAACGCGCCATGAAGCGTGTCGTATCTTACAGCGAATGCAGGCCAGTGTGTGACTAAGAGCTCTTTTTGTGCTGTTGTTACTGGTGGTTGGAATTGTGGTTATGTTCTCAGGAAGCCCCCTAGTGGTCACTAAATCTGCAGCGCAACACAAGCAGGCCTGAATGCCTTGGGGGTCAGGGGGGGTGTCACCATTATGGGTCAGTCACAGGCACAGACCTGAGGAAATGTCACAGTGATAGTATTTGGTAAACGTGCTGATTTGGCCTCTATTACTGTAATTAATGCATTAGAAACCAaaatgtaataaacagtgacaatGTGTTCATCTGACAAcccagaaacaaaaatatagggAAAATTTActtgtataaaatataaaattatatttaaatgtcGTGGTTGAATTTGCGATTTTTCATTTGGACACACACCCCTAGACTGCCAGATATCTAAGAGATTTGACCTGTATATTTCGCCATTTCCTTTGGTTTTCATTCCTGAACAGTGTGACCTAGACCCGTCTGAGCAGCGGTTGGTCGTttgtgtgtgaaagagagaCCGAGATGCACCGAAGTGTCAGTCAGTGAAGGAACCGCTTACTGGGAAATGAGAGTCTGGCGCCCCTGCTGGACACTGTTGGAGTACCAGAAACCCTGAAACGATCGCATGGCACCAAAAGAGACTTTGTTAGCGTGGATGCCAGTGAACCTCTAATGTCAATCCTATTTATTTCGTGTGTACATACTGCCTGATCCTAATCACAGTACTGAAGTCCAGTTCGTGCACTGGGCTTCGTTAGCGGCCGGTGATTTGGCTTCCGCACTGAACTCTACCTCTGCACAGAGTTTTTGAATTTTTTAGGATttataaattaaacattttaatgtctTCTTAAAATGGTGGTTTCCTGTGCTAACACGAAAACAACTGCTGTAAACATGGACCTCGTTTTACGTTCAGCCATCGTATAGTTAGTCTGATGTCGTTTGTGTACTCTGATCGTTGTTTTAACTTTCTCTACTAATaagttatttttcattttagctTTTGTAAAGACACGTTTTCTTGGTTTGCCAAACACAAAGCATTATGTCATATTATCGGAActgaattttgtttcttttttaaagtggtggtgtttttttcctgtataATGGTCCTGGTCCCGTGACTCTTGGGGATTAATTAACAGCTGGCTTCATGCCTTCTGTGGCtcggaaatatatttttactgaCAGTCCCATTTCATAAACAATATTTAGAAATGACcagaataaaacattaaaacatgcACTCAAGTATTTCTCTCTGTTTTGTTCATTTCCTGATAATATCCCCCTGCAATTCACAATAAATTTAATCATAATTACAATTAATGGTCTTGTACATTCGTTGGCATAACTCAACCCCCAGAAACTGCGAAAGAACCATCAGAAAGTATCCAGTTCGTTCATCTTCACTGACTGACTGAAGATAAATATCATCTAAACATGGCAAACCTGGTTTGAGGGTCTTGTGTTCACACTCAGAACTTGCAGTCATTGTCTGGTAGCGTTTATTAAGAATTTAATTCAAATgacagtccatccatccatccatcttatccTGGGGTGAGCTCTGAAGTggtatataatattttatttcattttaatatttaagtaCTGCACTTGGATATAAATGCAGGAAGGCAGCTCTTTAACCCATAGTCTTGTGGAGGTgagtattttaaaatgcattacacTGTGCACCAAAACTCCATAGCGTGACATAAAGAGTTATTCTCTTGTATGGACAACCAGCTCCAAACTATCCTAGTTATGCCAGGAAGGCCGCATGCCTTTGGTCAGTAAGAATAGCTACAATGGGACTCATATCTTGTCCTTCATGGGACCAGTTGCCACTGGACACTGGGAAAGGGATGAGGCTGGTCAGGCACCTGGGCTTCACTTCACTGGACGGTGCCTGATAAACATTCTGGAATCAGCAGTGCTCTTCCGCTTGAGGTGGTCATTGATGGTGGACCTGAGGGCGACCCCCATGGACTCTAGGGAGCACCTCTCTCATCCTCGGAGTTCAGCCTAATCGCAGTCCGCCTCTTTTGGATGGGATGGTTCATCTCAGTGAGGGGTTTCAACGAAATGGAAAAGCCGAACGTCATCGAGCTGGTCTTGGTCACCGTAATCCGCAGCGTAACCGTCGCAGGTGAGATGTGAGCTTCAGTGAACACGCCAGGAGGACACACCTATGGTGTACGTGAGAGTGCCGTTATGAGGGGACGAGTGCAGACATGACTTATGAAGACGGGGAGTTCAGGCATGTGTGTAATGTCCTTCAGATAACTAGGGCAAAGAACAACGAAAGCTCACTGACTATTTATAGTTTGTTTTCACACTTTTTGTTGTTGACGCTCATAAATTCAGATGTTTGAAAGGTTGCTAGTGTCACATGATCACCGGGCCTGAGTGCGTCACCCTGACATCTTCATGCTGGGTTGCAGGAAAGCTGTGGCTGGTGTTGATGGTCCTGCTCAGGGTTCTGGTCCTCCTCTTTGCTGGGTATCCTCTCTACATAGACGAGCCGCACCAGTTTTCCTGCAACACCATCCAGCCGGGCTGCGCTGGTGTCTGTTACGACACCTTCTGCCCCCTCTCCGTCCTCCACTTCTGGGTGGTTCAGCTGACGGCACTGTGTCTCCCTGGTGCCGTCTTTGTCGTTTACGTCGTCCACGTGGTGGTGTGGGAGCGCGGTGCCCGAGCCTCGTCCGCTTCCCCTGCCGATGCTGTGAGGGTCCGCAGTTTCACAGCAGCGTACTTGTTCCACCTGTTGATGAGCGCCCTGCTGGAAGCGGGCTTCGGAGTGGCCCAGGGCTTCCTGTTCGGCTTCCATGTTCCCCGCAGGGTCCTCTGCTACGAGCTGCCTTGCACCGCGACCGTAGACTGCTATGTCTCCCGCGCCACTGAGAAGACGATCCTGCTGCGCTTCATGCAGGCGGTTGGTGCCGTTTCCTTCCTGCTGAATGTTGCCGACCTGGTCTGCACCACCAAGCTCTTGGCGACCCAGAAGATGAAGAGGAAGGGGGTAGCGTTGATGAGGCTTTACAAGGAAGAGCAGAGCTACGTCTCAGCAGGTGGTGAGGAACTAGATCTCCACCTCCCGTTGACCTTGGACCTGGAAGGATCCCCTACTTTCAGCCGGGCCAAGGCCAATGAATCTGGTCTGGCTGAAGGCCCCAACATGCAGCCAGAGGGGAGGGACCCATCGCCCATACCCGGAAATCAACAGTGTGGCACTGCTCAGCCACGGGTCCGAGAGGATGAGGTGGAACAGACAGGCAGTGAGGCGTGTCTGTGCCCTGCCGCTCCCATTGGCACACGGCGCCCCCTCAGGGTGTCCAAACGCAGTCGCTTTaggcccccaccccctccgcgCCGGGACTCGTTAGCCAGGGCTTTCGGTCCT
This window of the Paramormyrops kingsleyae isolate MSU_618 chromosome 1, PKINGS_0.4, whole genome shotgun sequence genome carries:
- the ccny gene encoding cyclin-Y isoform X3 is translated as MESNPSDHPRASTIFLSKSQTDVAVANKRVREKRKSLYINHKHPGQLRRKYSSCSTIFLDESTVSQPNLKYTIKCVALAIYYHIKNRDTDGRMLLDIFDEKLHPLSKSEVPLDYDKRDPEQKQIYRFVRTLFSAAQLTAECAIVTLVYLERLLTYAEIDICPANWKRIVLGAILLASKVWDDQAVWNVDYCQILKDIAVEDMNELERQFLELLQFNINVPSSVYAKYYFDLRSLSEANSLSLPLEPLSRDKAQKLEAISGLCDDKYKDLRKANKKRSVSTDNVNTARWAPAIVS
- the ccny gene encoding cyclin-Y isoform X4, which codes for MESNPSDHPRASTIFLSKSQTDVREKRKSLYINHKHPGQLRRKYSSCSTIFLDESTVSQPNLKYTIKCVALAIYYHIKNRDTDGRMLLDIFDEKLHPLSKSEVPLDYDKRDPEQKQIYRFVRTLFSAAQLTAECAIVTLVYLERLLTYAEIDICPANWKRIVLGAILLASKVWDDQAVWNVDYCQILKDIAVEDMNELERQFLELLQFNINVPSSVYAKYYFDLRSLSEANSLSLPLEPLSRDKAQKLEAISGLCDDKYKDLRKANKKRSVSTDNVNTARWAPAIVS
- the gjd4 gene encoding gap junction delta-4 protein, translated to MEKPNVIELVLVTVIRSVTVAGKLWLVLMVLLRVLVLLFAGYPLYIDEPHQFSCNTIQPGCAGVCYDTFCPLSVLHFWVVQLTALCLPGAVFVVYVVHVVVWERGARASSASPADAVRVRSFTAAYLFHLLMSALLEAGFGVAQGFLFGFHVPRRVLCYELPCTATVDCYVSRATEKTILLRFMQAVGAVSFLLNVADLVCTTKLLATQKMKRKGVALMRLYKEEQSYVSAGGEELDLHLPLTLDLEGSPTFSRAKANESGLAEGPNMQPEGRDPSPIPGNQQCGTAQPRVREDEVEQTGSEACLCPAAPIGTRRPLRVSKRSRFRPPPPPRRDSLARAFGPKGVGHHTLVEVAPDLQTSGPEMLEKKSAWV